The segment TATATAACCAATTTTCgtgcattttagttatataaaagttGTCTTAGTAAAAACAAATAGTTGTTTGTTGATATGTTGATATGTTTGTTATGTATAAACAAGCCATTATGacatttgtggttggtatttatttattcatatgatgATTACTATcagaaaaatagtcttttacgaCGTGTAATGCAtgtcgtaaaatgctcagaccctgtcataacgagagacgacatgcttttgcacgtcgtctatttacgacgcgcatttatgatgcgcatttatgacacgcatttacgaggcgcagttatgacacgcaatgcgtatcaaggaaggccctgtcgtaaaggaagacgacatgcatttgtgtgtcgtaaccttacgacacgcgtTTTTataacacgcaatgcgtatcaaggaagcccctgtcataaaggaagacgacacgcatttttgcgtgtcataattttaaatgtttttaaaattatatatttttgatacatttactaattttcaaattaaataacacattaaaagtctcataatacaaaataaaataccataaacaataaagataattcattgcactagTATGTCAAATAAAAATAATCATTCAAATAGTAAGTAAATGTAACACATTGCTAATATTGCATAATAGTTATTACAGAAAACAAAACATGTACAACATTAAAAGAAACCCATGACTAAATTCTCCTTTGACAGTGTCCAGTATCTAAATGATGAAATCCCTATTTCGTATCAATAATAAACTTCAGATTCAAACAGGACAACTCACTTGTTATATATAATGACAATCAAACTATATTAAGCACAAACAAATTAACCACTGCACATGTTAAATGAAAAAAGTAAAGCATATGACAGTAAgcaattaaaaaaatagaaaaacctaCCCGAGATTGAGAAAGAAAGGTTTGGTTCTGCTTCTTAGGTATTAGTATAATGGATGAGCGGAGAGACATGTATGATTCTGGCTATCCAAACATAATGGGCTCAACTTTTGGGTTTGACAAAAGAAAAGATTGCAAACTTTTTTGTCTGGTCTCAATGGACGTCAAAGTAGTACAAGTAAGCTATCTTCTGTTAATTATTATTTATAGGTGAGGTCCATTCTTGTCCCATCTATCACCTATTATGTTGTATCAAACACATCATGAAATGAGAGAAGACTAACCTGAACAAAATTAAGACGATTAGATGTACTTTCCATTTCTGAACCCAAATCCTCTATAATTTTCTCCTGCAATGGGAAATAAACAGCTAAGCTTATTTTTGGTGATCAAATaatatatctatctatctatctatctatctatgtgAATTGTGAAgtgtgaagaagaaaaagaagatgatATCCATGCATAAAGCAGATGTGCACCTGTGAAAGGAGTTCGTCATGTATGGTGAGCCCAACAAATCCGATCCTTTCTACACTTGCACTTAGTTCATCTAACTCTTCATTTTGTTGTCTGTTGTACCACACATACAACAATTACATATTATTCACAAATACAGATttatatatttcaatttttattatcattaacacaatCTACTTtgagcttttttttttcttattcatCTTTAGCATTGTACATTCAACTTCTTATTAGGACCTTATCCTTTAGCTGTGTACGAAAAATGTTTTCCATTTGGATGACATTGtggtaaaaattttaaaataaaaatttataacacaaaggaacgaaagtaggatgctataataaaaatACATCATCATCCCTGGTCGTTTTTTTGGGTTCAAAAAACAATTTAAGAGGTTATAAATAGCAAGTAAAGGTATGCTAGATCAACCCATTGGACCTGCTTTTTAGGTATATCTATCAATAAAATATGAGTATAAATTTTTATACTCATCAAACTAAATCAAgaaaatcaaacaaaacacaagaaaaaaaatcaagaaaacacaccttatgatgaatattattgttgttgttgttgtccatATTGTTGTAAAGTAGACGCCTTCTTAGGAGTTGCAACACCAATTCTCATAGGTCGACTTGAACAATATTGACCATTCATTTTATTCATAGCTCTAGATGAAAACACTCTATTATAGTCATTAATGTAAAAGATGAAAACACTCTATTATATAGATTAACATTTACCATGTTGTCACTACTGTTCCTAGGAACATATTAGCTACAATTTTTTAAGTGAAGGCACTTTAGCTACCATGTGTTTGAGTTACGTCTACAGGTGGATTCACTGTAGGAGTAGTTGGTGTTTCTTGAGTGTATAAAGGTTCTGTGTGGGTTGTTTTGGTTCCTTCATTGTTATTTGCCTCATTCAATGCAACAGGCATATTTACGACATTGGTGTCACTCTGATCAACTTGAATCTTGTTTGTTATAAAATGATTGAACTTAGACTTGATTATCTCTGACAAAATGTTCCCTGTTTCAGACTCTACACAAGAATAAAGAAACAGTAACAATAATGTATGTGACTTTTGACTAGCAAAATGATATATATAGAAAGGTTAAGTACTAGGCACCTATATAACCAATATTCACAGTAAATTAACCAGTATTCACAATAAATTACTAATTTACCCTTAGTTAGTTGTAAATTTACTCTTTTAACCCGGAAAGTCTATCTGACccaaaaattaaatacaaaaagaGTCCAAACTGAAACACTTTGCATATATGCTTTCACAACGTTTTGATGGCCGCTCATGAATTAACTCCGTCTGTACGTAAATAGTGCATGCACTTAATTATTACTATATGTAGGAAGATAAAGAGAAAGAAGTGGATCTGGGTCAAGATTTAAGTCAAAATCTTGACTTTTTCAGTGAAATAGAAGTCAACAGGTCTCCAACACATAGGTATATAGATATGGCAGACCAATATAGGTTGGTGAAGAACCCCAATTGTTATCTGATTTTTTGGTATAAGAAAACTTTTAGTGTAAGCAAAGAAGTGTACACAACACACACACTGATCTTGATTTGATGTAAATATGAAAGCATATATAGTTGGTATTTTGTTTAGGTTTATAGAATAACTTTTAAAGACCAGTCTGTAACTAATTAAAGATGTCAATTTATTTGATATTGGTTCAAAATAGATGTGACATCAATGTACCATTTCTTATGTAATAAAACAACAATTTCTTAACTTTCTTGTGTATTTTTCTATTCATTAAGCTTAGTTGATTCCTATAGATGCACTAGTCCAACGAGTTAGGTGGGTAATTAATAGATTTTTACCTTCCAGGCTGCTTTCTATTAATTACATTGAGTTGACTGCAAACATTGTTATACTCATCAATGTATACCTGTCACAGTGCAAACCACAAAAGCATCAAAAAACCAACCAAGTATATTCCAAATATATAGTAGCAAGTAAGTAATTTGTGCTTCAACAAGGAAAACAATAAGGATTTAAATAACATAGGAACCAATAAATACCAATTTTCCAAGAAACCTAATCCAAAATCAACATTTAAATTACAAGGGTAATTTGGTATTTTTAAGAACGGGAAACAAGGAAGATAAGGTACCTGTCTGCCATCAGGATGACCATATTTTTCAAAGTTCTCACGTGATATTGGATCTGTTAGAGTTTGATAACCCTACCTGTTAGAACCCAAATCATGTGATTTTAAAACTGATTAAACAAAATTTCAAGGTGAAGATCTATGAGGGATTGTCGCTAGGGGATACTTTCAAAGGAGGATATTGAGAAGATGGTTCAAGAAGTTGATAAGTATGAGTCTAAAGAAGAGGAGCACAAGAAGAATTTGGAGGCGAAGAATGCTTTGGAGAATTATGTGTACAACATGAGGAACGCAGTGAAAGATGAGACGATTGGTGAAAAGTTGACTCCAACATCATCTATTGCTTTTCTTTCCCATTACTGGATAGATAAACTTTCACAAATCTCTGTATACAAGATGTAAAAAAGTCAAATTAGACAAACCTTGAGAGTACTTCAAAATTTCTGAAGCAAGAATTAGTTA is part of the Lactuca sativa cultivar Salinas chromosome 7, Lsat_Salinas_v11, whole genome shotgun sequence genome and harbors:
- the LOC111883792 gene encoding uncharacterized protein LOC111883792; translation: MADRFLGKLVYIDEYNNVCSQLNVPKSETGNILSEIIKSKFNHFITNKIQVDQSDTNVVNMPVALNEANNNEGTKTTHTEPLYTQETPTTPTVNPPVDIYLKSRQQNEELDELSASVERIGFVGLTIHDELLSQEKIIEDLGSEMESTSNRLNFVQVIDGTRMDLTYK